One part of the Tenacibaculum sp. 190130A14a genome encodes these proteins:
- a CDS encoding sensor histidine kinase: MDALQKFSEYIRKNQYARHVLFWFILFSLDLLRDIIINDKNQHFTIVEALIFNGISFITQIIAAYFVAYVWIPKFIKAKKYLLSIIVFLGAFYLFGVLSRVLVVHVAEPLVRIPPFEQESIQEIFSDYRWLLAKYIPTILLNVLVFVAVKYYFEDSREKSKKLTLAKEKSEIELKTLKGQLNPHFLFNTLNNIYSLSVINSPKTSTSISKLSEILDHVLYRCNGKYVLLSSEIELLKNFIELEKLRYDERLKVTFTEDIENDTEIPPLILLSLVENAFKHGAGEDSGSPEIHIHVSNKDAKFVFKINNTISKDYQSNNKGNLGLLNVKKQLDLIYNDAYELTIGGTESTFEVTLMVNQ; this comes from the coding sequence AAAATTTTCTGAATACATTAGAAAGAACCAATATGCTCGTCATGTATTATTTTGGTTTATACTTTTTAGTTTAGATCTGCTAAGAGATATTATTATTAATGATAAGAATCAACATTTTACTATTGTTGAAGCCTTGATATTTAATGGTATAAGTTTTATAACTCAAATAATAGCGGCCTATTTTGTTGCTTATGTTTGGATACCAAAATTTATAAAAGCTAAAAAATATCTGCTTTCTATAATAGTGTTTTTAGGAGCGTTCTATCTGTTTGGAGTATTGAGTAGAGTTTTGGTAGTTCATGTGGCGGAGCCTTTGGTGAGAATACCTCCATTTGAACAAGAATCTATTCAAGAAATTTTCTCCGATTATAGATGGTTGCTAGCTAAATATATTCCTACCATTTTACTAAATGTTTTAGTGTTTGTTGCGGTGAAGTATTATTTTGAAGATTCAAGAGAAAAATCAAAAAAACTAACGCTAGCAAAAGAAAAGTCAGAAATAGAATTAAAAACATTAAAAGGACAATTGAATCCACACTTTTTATTCAATACCTTGAATAATATTTATTCACTTTCTGTTATTAATTCACCTAAAACTTCTACATCTATTAGTAAGCTTTCAGAGATTTTAGATCATGTTTTATATCGATGTAATGGGAAGTATGTATTGTTATCAAGTGAAATAGAGTTGTTAAAGAATTTTATAGAGCTAGAAAAGTTACGATACGATGAGCGATTGAAAGTTACATTTACAGAAGATATAGAAAATGATACAGAGATACCGCCATTGATTTTGTTGTCTTTAGTAGAGAACGCCTTTAAGCATGGAGCAGGAGAAGATAGTGGTTCTCCAGAAATCCATATTCATGTATCCAATAAAGATGCTAAATTTGTTTTTAAAATAAACAATACGATTTCTAAAGATTATCAATCAAATAATAAGGGAAATCTAGGCTTGTTAAATGTGAAAAAACAACTAGATTTGATTTATAATGATGCATATGAATTGACTATTGGAGGAACAGAAAGTACATTTGAAGTAACATTAATGGTGAATCAGTAA
- a CDS encoding LytTR family DNA-binding domain-containing protein, with product MNKKVKCLLVDDEPLAIKLLEKHIAKIESLEVVATCNNAIKAFEILNTQQVDLLFLDIKMPNLTGIDFLKTLKNPPKTIFTTAYRDYAIESYDLGVIDYLLKPITFERFFKSVDRFLKDTNKSVEVSSKKDTTEDFMLIKSGNKFHKVVVEDILFIESLKDYIKIHTVNNKRIVSKYRISEIEEELKEKNFLRVHRSYIINIDKISAFTVNDIEVDSTEIPIGASYKEKVVSFLNNWK from the coding sequence ATGAATAAGAAAGTAAAATGTTTGTTGGTAGATGATGAACCATTGGCAATTAAATTGCTAGAGAAACACATTGCAAAAATTGAAAGCTTAGAAGTAGTAGCGACTTGCAATAATGCCATTAAAGCTTTTGAAATTCTAAATACACAGCAGGTAGATTTATTGTTTTTAGATATCAAAATGCCCAATTTAACAGGGATTGATTTTTTAAAAACATTGAAGAATCCACCCAAAACTATTTTTACAACAGCTTATAGAGATTACGCTATTGAGAGTTACGATTTGGGGGTGATTGACTATTTACTAAAGCCAATTACTTTTGAGCGTTTCTTTAAATCGGTTGACCGTTTTTTAAAGGATACCAATAAATCTGTTGAGGTAAGCTCTAAAAAAGATACTACTGAAGATTTTATGTTGATTAAGTCAGGAAATAAATTCCATAAAGTAGTGGTGGAAGATATTTTATTTATTGAAAGCTTAAAAGATTATATTAAAATTCATACGGTGAATAATAAAAGAATTGTTTCTAAGTATCGTATTAGCGAAATTGAAGAAGAATTAAAAGAGAAAAACTTTCTAAGAGTACATCGTTCGTATATTATTAATATAGATAAAATATCAGCCTTTACAGTAAACGATATTGAAGTAGATTCTACAGAAATTCCTATTGGAGCTAGTTATAAAGAAAAGGTAGTTTCTTTTCTAAATAACTGGAAGTAG
- a CDS encoding regulatory protein RecX — protein sequence MKKQVTSIEEVKRKLEHFCVYQDRCHKEVEKKLAEYHLIPETKEVILLHLFEHDFLNEERFAKSFARGKFRIKKWGKQRITRELKLRDISTYNIKTALKEIEEEDYIASLYELIEKKNQQVTEENLFKRKKKVIDFLRYRGYETELVFKAVNEVIA from the coding sequence ATGAAGAAGCAAGTAACATCGATTGAAGAAGTAAAGAGGAAACTAGAACACTTTTGTGTATATCAAGATCGATGTCATAAAGAAGTTGAAAAAAAATTAGCAGAATATCACTTAATTCCAGAAACCAAAGAGGTTATTTTACTACATTTATTTGAACACGATTTTTTAAACGAGGAACGATTTGCCAAGAGTTTTGCTAGAGGAAAGTTTCGAATTAAAAAATGGGGAAAACAACGTATTACAAGAGAATTAAAGTTAAGGGATATTTCTACCTATAACATTAAAACAGCGTTAAAAGAAATTGAAGAAGAAGATTATATAGCTTCTTTGTACGAGTTAATTGAAAAAAAGAACCAACAAGTTACTGAGGAAAACCTTTTTAAAAGAAAGAAAAAGGTAATTGATTTTTTACGCTATAGAGGTTATGAAACAGAGTTGGTGTTTAAAGCAGTAAATGAGGTTATTGCTTAA
- a CDS encoding NAD-dependent epimerase/dehydratase family protein, producing MSDTILIIGACGQIGTELTQKLRTIYGGTNVIASDIREGNEEMMQEGPFEILDATSQEDILKVVQKYKVNQVYLMAAMLSATAEKYPQKAWDLNMTSLLAVLELAREKHIEKIYWPSSMAAFGPTSPKINTPQQTVMEPSTVYGISKIAGEHWCNYYHAKYGVDVRSIRYPGIISWKTLPGGGTTDYAVDIYIDALKKGTYECFLSANTRLPMMYMNDAVNATIQLMQAPEECIKVRTSYNLAAISFTPAEITTEIQKHLPDFKITYNPDFRQAIADSWPQIIDDTNARDDWNWRHEFDLTSMTHEMLTNLKVKLGGELDVKAL from the coding sequence ATGAGTGACACGATATTAATTATTGGTGCTTGCGGGCAAATAGGAACGGAATTAACCCAGAAGTTAAGAACTATTTATGGAGGAACAAATGTAATTGCTTCCGATATAAGGGAAGGGAATGAAGAAATGATGCAAGAAGGTCCGTTTGAAATATTAGACGCAACAAGTCAAGAAGATATTTTAAAAGTAGTTCAAAAGTATAAAGTAAACCAAGTGTATTTAATGGCGGCAATGTTATCGGCAACAGCTGAGAAGTATCCGCAAAAAGCTTGGGACTTAAACATGACTTCATTACTTGCAGTTTTAGAATTGGCAAGAGAAAAACATATTGAAAAGATTTATTGGCCAAGTTCTATGGCAGCTTTCGGACCAACATCTCCAAAAATAAATACACCACAACAAACAGTTATGGAACCTTCTACAGTGTACGGAATAAGTAAGATTGCAGGAGAGCATTGGTGTAATTATTACCATGCAAAGTATGGTGTAGATGTTCGTAGTATACGTTATCCAGGTATTATTAGTTGGAAAACCTTACCTGGAGGAGGAACTACCGATTATGCTGTAGATATTTATATAGATGCATTAAAAAAAGGTACTTATGAGTGCTTTTTAAGTGCTAATACACGTTTGCCAATGATGTATATGAATGATGCTGTAAATGCTACCATTCAATTAATGCAAGCACCAGAAGAATGCATTAAAGTAAGAACTTCTTATAATCTTGCAGCAATTAGTTTTACACCAGCTGAAATAACTACTGAAATTCAAAAACACCTACCAGATTTCAAAATCACCTATAATCCAGATTTTAGACAAGCCATTGCAGATAGCTGGCCACAGATAATAGATGACACGAATGCAAGAGACGATTGGAATTGGAGACATGAATTTGATTTAACATCAATGACCCATGAAATGCTAACCAATTTGAAAGTAAAATTGGGAGGTGAGTTGGATGTGAAAGCTTTGTAA
- a CDS encoding thioredoxin family protein, giving the protein MKEIITEALAKSINYSDYRKLVSDLLEEGKSTGPNQSEALLNYSKLNDKRMKRLDKTVKLTESTKEIAASLEIPQTWLVLTEGWCGDAAQNIPVLNKIAEENKNISLQLVLRDEHPELMDAFLTNGGKAIPKMIVLDASKNVIDTWGPRPSTATQMVLDYKKEHGGLDAEFKKDLQVWYNKNKGENVQEDVVEILKK; this is encoded by the coding sequence ATGAAAGAAATTATAACAGAAGCTTTAGCAAAATCAATCAATTATTCAGACTATAGAAAACTAGTAAGTGATCTTTTAGAAGAAGGAAAATCTACTGGTCCAAATCAATCGGAAGCCTTGTTAAATTATAGTAAGTTAAACGATAAACGAATGAAGCGTTTAGATAAAACCGTTAAACTTACTGAATCAACTAAAGAAATAGCAGCTTCTTTAGAGATACCACAAACCTGGTTGGTACTTACAGAGGGATGGTGTGGTGATGCAGCTCAGAATATTCCTGTTTTAAATAAAATAGCAGAAGAAAATAAGAACATTTCATTACAATTGGTATTAAGAGATGAACATCCTGAATTAATGGATGCATTTTTAACCAATGGAGGAAAAGCGATTCCTAAAATGATTGTATTAGATGCATCTAAAAATGTAATTGATACTTGGGGACCAAGACCTAGTACTGCAACTCAAATGGTGTTAGATTACAAAAAAGAACATGGAGGTTTAGATGCCGAGTTTAAAAAAGACCTACAAGTTTGGTATAACAAAAACAAAGGAGAGAATGTGCAAGAAGATGTTGTTGAAATACTTAAAAAGTAG
- a CDS encoding ABC transporter ATPase: protein MFTDFENLSPEAKVWVYPSSRKFYPQEIEGLKEKLHQFVAEWKSDTDTEEVLASYTLLYNRFVVFSIEDNTVVTNQDIDKQVAFVLQLQQEYEIELLDKMNVCFKQGEHVQYKELKEFKKLLKNKSVSTKTVVFDNLIQTKEELEHYWEVPITESWYNRFL from the coding sequence ATGTTTACCGATTTTGAAAACTTATCGCCTGAAGCAAAGGTTTGGGTGTACCCATCGAGCAGAAAATTTTATCCACAAGAAATAGAAGGATTGAAAGAAAAGTTACATCAGTTTGTAGCTGAGTGGAAATCTGATACTGATACTGAAGAAGTGTTAGCTTCTTATACGCTGTTATACAATAGATTCGTGGTGTTTTCGATTGAAGATAATACGGTTGTTACCAATCAAGATATTGATAAACAAGTGGCTTTTGTATTGCAATTACAACAAGAATACGAAATAGAGTTGCTCGATAAAATGAATGTATGCTTTAAGCAAGGAGAGCATGTTCAGTATAAGGAATTAAAGGAGTTTAAGAAATTACTTAAGAATAAATCGGTTTCAACAAAAACGGTTGTTTTTGATAACTTAATTCAAACAAAAGAAGAATTAGAACATTATTGGGAAGTGCCCATTACAGAAAGTTGGTACAACAGGTTTTTGTAA
- a CDS encoding outer membrane beta-barrel protein — translation MKKRLLVCFVILVTQFSFSQENYKKPYFTGSLSTTFAINEDYTLDPDDGEPFLIPGALLFRLGAGYQFHRRWQVGINAGFDHHFRFDINAIPFYGSLRYNIIERDNDNFFAEYSMGKMWRPSSKYENGNYYGFGLGMQITGFSRWNTILRIDYHRKAIQGFDNGHLDSVSIGIGFSFF, via the coding sequence ATGAAAAAAAGACTACTTGTATGCTTTGTGATTCTTGTTACTCAATTTTCTTTTTCACAAGAAAATTATAAAAAACCTTACTTCACAGGAAGCCTTAGCACAACCTTTGCTATCAATGAAGATTATACTTTAGACCCCGATGATGGAGAACCTTTTTTAATTCCAGGTGCTTTATTATTTCGATTAGGTGCAGGGTATCAATTCCACCGTCGATGGCAAGTTGGAATTAATGCTGGATTTGATCATCATTTTCGATTTGACATCAATGCAATTCCTTTTTACGGGAGCTTACGATATAATATCATCGAAAGAGATAACGATAATTTCTTTGCCGAATACAGCATGGGAAAAATGTGGAGACCTTCTTCTAAATACGAAAACGGAAATTACTATGGTTTTGGCTTAGGAATGCAAATAACAGGATTTAGCCGATGGAATACCATACTGCGTATTGATTATCATAGAAAAGCGATTCAAGGCTTTGACAATGGCCATCTCGATAGTGTTTCTATTGGAATTGGATTCTCTTTCTTTTAA
- the truB gene encoding tRNA pseudouridine(55) synthase TruB: MTAEDFKGGQVLLIDKPLEWTSFQVVNKLRWHIRKRFDIKKIKVGHAGTLDPLATGLLIICTGKQTKNIETYQGQVKEYTGTITIGATTPSYDLETEIDHTFPVDHITEEQIHLTTKQFEGEIDQKPPIFSAIKKDGKRLYELARQGKTTEIKARKITISTFEITQIDGNNLDFRVVCSKGTYIRSLAHDFGIALNSGAHLTKLRRTKIGEYSVEKAQSIEGFINSLGME, from the coding sequence ATGACGGCGGAAGATTTTAAAGGAGGACAGGTTTTATTAATTGATAAACCCTTGGAATGGACTTCATTTCAAGTGGTAAATAAATTACGTTGGCATATTCGCAAGCGTTTCGATATAAAAAAAATAAAAGTAGGACATGCAGGAACTCTTGATCCTTTAGCTACAGGATTATTGATTATCTGTACTGGAAAACAAACCAAAAATATAGAAACCTATCAGGGGCAAGTAAAAGAATATACTGGTACAATAACTATTGGAGCGACCACTCCGAGTTATGACCTAGAAACAGAAATAGATCATACATTTCCTGTAGACCATATTACGGAAGAGCAAATTCACTTAACAACAAAACAGTTTGAAGGCGAAATAGATCAAAAACCACCAATTTTTTCTGCTATTAAGAAAGATGGAAAACGTTTATACGAATTAGCACGTCAAGGAAAAACTACAGAAATAAAAGCTAGAAAAATTACCATTTCTACCTTTGAAATAACCCAAATAGATGGAAATAATCTTGATTTTAGGGTAGTATGCAGTAAAGGAACCTATATTCGTTCCTTGGCTCATGATTTTGGTATTGCCCTAAACTCAGGAGCACATTTAACAAAACTTCGAAGAACTAAAATTGGAGAGTATTCTGTAGAAAAAGCGCAAAGTATTGAAGGTTTTATAAACTCCTTAGGAATGGAATAG
- a CDS encoding undecaprenyl-diphosphate phosphatase has product MDIIEAIILGIIQGLTEFLPVSSSGHLELAKAILGDNSVPQESLTFTVVLHFATALSTLVIFRKEVAEIFKGLFQFQWNEEMQFSLKIIISMIPAVIIGLLFEEQLEALFGGKILFVGFMLLITAVLLLLADKAKNTDKNVSFRNALIIGISQAIAMLPGISRSGATISTSVLLGVDRTKAARFSFLMVVPLIFGKIAKDLMSGDISFSSQEVVPMSAGFIAAFVAGLLACNWMIALVKKSKLSYFSIYCAIVGIIAIGYSLFF; this is encoded by the coding sequence ATGGATATTATTGAAGCGATTATCCTTGGTATTATACAAGGACTTACTGAGTTTTTACCAGTTTCATCAAGTGGTCATTTAGAATTAGCAAAAGCTATTTTAGGGGACAATTCAGTACCACAAGAAAGCCTAACATTTACCGTAGTTCTACACTTTGCTACCGCTTTAAGTACGTTGGTTATTTTTAGAAAAGAAGTAGCCGAAATATTCAAAGGGTTATTTCAATTTCAATGGAATGAAGAGATGCAATTTTCTTTAAAAATCATCATTTCTATGATTCCTGCTGTTATTATCGGACTTCTGTTTGAAGAACAACTAGAAGCTCTTTTTGGAGGAAAAATTTTGTTTGTAGGATTTATGCTACTCATCACAGCGGTTTTACTTTTGTTAGCTGATAAAGCAAAGAATACAGATAAAAATGTATCATTTCGTAATGCCCTAATTATTGGGATTTCTCAAGCAATTGCCATGTTACCAGGTATTTCACGTTCGGGAGCAACCATTTCTACTTCTGTTTTATTAGGAGTGGATCGTACCAAAGCAGCACGTTTCTCATTTTTAATGGTTGTACCTTTAATTTTTGGTAAAATTGCAAAAGATTTAATGAGTGGAGATATTAGCTTTTCATCGCAAGAAGTAGTTCCAATGTCTGCTGGTTTTATAGCTGCATTTGTTGCTGGATTATTGGCTTGTAACTGGATGATTGCATTGGTTAAAAAGAGTAAACTTTCTTATTTTTCTATTTATTGTGCTATTGTAGGTATTATAGCAATCGGGTATTCTTTATTTTTTTAA
- a CDS encoding DUF3098 domain-containing protein, producing MGKEKKSDSNTFLFGKRNYMFMLIGLAVIALGFILMAGGGSDNPNVFNPEIYSWRRIRLAPTLVIIGLGIEIYAILADPKK from the coding sequence ATGGGTAAAGAAAAAAAATCAGATAGTAACACATTTTTGTTCGGGAAGCGAAACTACATGTTTATGCTTATAGGTTTGGCCGTTATTGCTTTAGGTTTTATCCTTATGGCAGGAGGCGGAAGCGACAACCCAAATGTTTTCAACCCAGAAATTTACAGCTGGAGAAGAATTCGTTTAGCACCTACCTTAGTAATTATTGGTTTAGGTATTGAAATTTACGCTATTTTAGCCGATCCTAAAAAATAA
- a CDS encoding cell division protein FtsX: MNTSFDSFQKRRLQSSYVSVVVSIALVLFMIGVLGLVVLKSTLVANHFKEKVVMTLFLKDSIDKKELVKLQKEVTAKPFTNKIAYITKEQAAKAYKKDLGEDFLQFLGDNPLKDGIDIYLKAAFVTPEKMQEIEQQFENNTLIAEVNYDKPLVELLTKNIQRISFWLLVLSGFFGLVAIILINSSIRLSIYSKRFNIKTMQMVGATKSFIRKPFIWQSIKLGMIGAFVAILTIGILIYYVNQYVPTLALLKDYTTLGYVAGGIIVVAFLITWISTFFATQRFLNLQTNDLYY; encoded by the coding sequence ATGAACACTTCTTTTGATTCTTTTCAAAAAAGACGCTTACAATCTTCCTATGTATCTGTAGTAGTTAGTATTGCTCTCGTACTCTTTATGATTGGTGTTTTAGGGTTGGTTGTTTTAAAATCTACTTTAGTTGCGAACCACTTTAAAGAAAAAGTGGTCATGACCTTATTTTTAAAAGACAGTATTGATAAAAAAGAGCTTGTAAAACTTCAAAAAGAAGTAACCGCAAAGCCTTTTACTAATAAAATAGCATACATTACCAAAGAACAAGCTGCCAAAGCTTATAAAAAAGATTTGGGGGAGGATTTTTTACAATTTTTAGGAGACAATCCTTTAAAAGATGGAATTGACATCTATTTAAAAGCAGCCTTTGTAACTCCTGAAAAAATGCAGGAAATTGAGCAACAGTTTGAAAACAACACACTTATTGCTGAAGTAAATTACGATAAACCTTTGGTTGAATTATTGACCAAAAACATTCAACGTATTAGTTTTTGGTTATTAGTTTTAAGTGGATTTTTTGGCTTGGTTGCAATCATTTTAATTAATAGTTCAATTCGTTTATCTATTTATTCAAAACGATTCAACATAAAAACCATGCAAATGGTAGGAGCCACTAAAAGCTTTATTAGAAAACCTTTTATCTGGCAAAGCATTAAACTAGGAATGATTGGAGCATTTGTAGCAATTTTAACTATTGGTATTTTAATTTATTATGTAAACCAGTACGTACCAACCTTAGCCTTACTTAAAGATTATACTACTTTGGGATATGTTGCTGGAGGTATTATTGTAGTTGCTTTTTTAATTACATGGATTAGTACATTTTTTGCTACACAACGTTTTTTAAACCTTCAAACAAACGACTTATATTATTAA
- the mce gene encoding methylmalonyl-CoA epimerase, whose product MNKIEHIGIAVKDLEKSNQLFASLFGEPHYKIEEVASEGVKTSFFKTGPNKIELLEATKPDSPIAKFIEKKGEGIHHIAFAVEDIHGEIQRLKDEGFTILNETPKEGADNKLVAFLHPKTTNGVLIELCQEKP is encoded by the coding sequence ATGAACAAAATTGAACACATTGGTATTGCCGTTAAAGATTTAGAAAAATCAAATCAACTTTTTGCTTCATTGTTTGGAGAGCCTCATTACAAAATTGAAGAGGTGGCAAGTGAAGGAGTGAAGACTTCTTTTTTTAAAACTGGCCCTAATAAAATTGAATTATTGGAAGCTACCAAACCAGATAGTCCGATAGCCAAATTCATCGAAAAAAAGGGAGAAGGCATACATCATATTGCTTTTGCTGTAGAAGATATTCACGGTGAAATTCAACGATTAAAAGACGAAGGTTTTACCATTTTAAATGAAACTCCTAAAGAAGGGGCCGACAATAAACTAGTTGCTTTTTTACATCCAAAAACTACCAACGGTGTACTCATAGAGCTGTGTCAAGAAAAGCCATAA
- a CDS encoding sensor histidine kinase: MELEENQIIVFITTVLVVIGVLFIIILFTVFQRRKNKLLLERAASRKQFETEIAETQIEIREETLRNISWELHDNIGQLLTLAKIQLQHATPENMGEISETITKSLTEIRALSKLINPEYIKNIELKEALQLEIERFNRLKYIDAKLYVHGEETIINQKHSIIIFRILQEFFSNTIKHSKATQLEVSLSYKEKEIEIKAEDNGVGFEMKKVTMKGIGLKNIKTRAKLINADAKLRSVPEKGTTLIINYYI; encoded by the coding sequence ATGGAGTTGGAAGAGAATCAGATAATAGTGTTCATAACTACTGTTTTAGTAGTTATAGGTGTTTTGTTTATAATAATTTTGTTTACGGTATTTCAACGTCGTAAGAATAAGTTATTATTAGAGCGTGCAGCTTCAAGAAAACAATTTGAAACAGAGATCGCAGAAACACAGATAGAAATTAGGGAAGAAACCTTAAGAAATATTAGTTGGGAGTTGCACGATAATATTGGGCAACTCCTAACTTTAGCCAAAATACAATTGCAACATGCTACTCCCGAAAATATGGGAGAAATTTCAGAAACGATTACCAAAAGTTTAACTGAAATTAGAGCGCTGTCTAAATTGATTAATCCAGAGTATATTAAAAATATCGAATTAAAAGAAGCGCTACAGTTAGAAATAGAACGTTTTAATAGATTAAAATATATCGATGCAAAACTGTATGTACATGGTGAAGAGACCATTATTAATCAGAAGCACAGTATTATCATTTTTAGAATTTTACAAGAGTTTTTTTCTAATACGATAAAGCATTCAAAAGCAACACAATTAGAAGTCTCATTAAGTTATAAAGAAAAAGAAATTGAGATAAAAGCAGAAGATAATGGTGTCGGTTTTGAAATGAAGAAAGTAACGATGAAAGGAATTGGTTTGAAAAATATAAAAACAAGAGCCAAACTTATCAATGCAGATGCAAAGTTGCGTTCTGTTCCAGAAAAAGGAACAACTTTAATAATTAATTACTATATTTAA
- a CDS encoding response regulator transcription factor: MKYSVVVVDDHTLLSQAIEGMVNTFDKFKVLYTCKNGKEVEEKFAASPKNVPDIVLVDVNMPVMNGIETTEWIVENHPNVHVMALSVEDADGTILKMLKAGAVGYLLKDTQKGVLEKALIELMENGFYHTKDVTTLLLDSVSGKNNKMSIQLKENEVKFMRLACSELTYKEIADKMFLSPKTIDGYRDSLFTKLNVRNRVGLVMYAIKNKIYTP, encoded by the coding sequence ATGAAGTATTCAGTAGTTGTCGTAGACGACCACACCTTATTGTCTCAAGCAATAGAAGGGATGGTAAATACATTTGACAAATTCAAAGTATTGTACACCTGTAAAAATGGTAAAGAAGTAGAAGAAAAATTTGCTGCTTCTCCTAAAAATGTTCCAGACATTGTTTTAGTAGATGTGAATATGCCAGTTATGAATGGTATAGAAACAACAGAATGGATTGTTGAAAATCATCCAAATGTACATGTTATGGCATTGTCTGTAGAAGATGCAGATGGAACCATTTTAAAAATGTTGAAAGCTGGAGCAGTTGGGTATTTATTAAAAGATACTCAAAAAGGAGTGTTAGAAAAAGCGTTGATAGAGCTGATGGAAAATGGGTTTTATCATACTAAAGACGTCACTACATTGTTGTTAGATTCTGTTTCTGGGAAAAACAATAAAATGTCTATTCAACTAAAGGAAAATGAAGTCAAATTTATGAGATTGGCTTGCTCAGAACTTACCTATAAAGAAATTGCAGATAAAATGTTTTTAAGTCCTAAAACTATTGATGGATACAGAGATAGTTTATTTACAAAATTAAATGTACGTAATAGAGTAGGACTCGTAATGTATGCAATAAAGAATAAAATTTATACACCTTAA
- the rbfA gene encoding 30S ribosome-binding factor RbfA — MEETNRQRKIAGVLQQDIVDVLQRAAQDGMKGVIISVSKVSVTADLGVAKVYLSVFPSEKREEILKGVISNTATIRYELAQRTRNQLRRMPELLFFGDDSLDYIEDIDKSLKGEDVNPIKNPEVLPKRQKR, encoded by the coding sequence ATGGAAGAAACAAACAGACAGAGAAAAATAGCAGGAGTATTACAACAAGATATTGTTGATGTACTTCAACGTGCTGCTCAAGATGGAATGAAAGGTGTGATAATATCAGTTTCTAAGGTATCTGTAACTGCAGATTTAGGAGTTGCTAAAGTATATTTGAGTGTTTTTCCATCTGAGAAAAGAGAAGAAATTTTAAAAGGAGTTATATCTAACACTGCAACAATTCGTTATGAACTAGCGCAAAGAACAAGAAATCAGCTTAGAAGAATGCCTGAGTTATTGTTTTTTGGAGACGATAGCCTAGATTATATTGAGGATATTGATAAATCTCTAAAAGGAGAAGATGTAAATCCAATAAAAAATCCAGAAGTTTTACCAAAACGTCAAAAGCGATAA